A region of Stigmatopora nigra isolate UIUO_SnigA chromosome 6, RoL_Snig_1.1, whole genome shotgun sequence DNA encodes the following proteins:
- the LOC144197632 gene encoding solute carrier family 22 member 7-like isoform X1: MKFDNILAEIGGVGKFQMKLILIQVLSRITLPCHFLLNNFMAGVPSHHCNISRLDNLSIFSNLTLEQKLVIAIPTELDGSPSSCLMFSEPQHSQLLNSGEEPSIVQCQNGWVYDKQDFKSTLATEWDLVCNRKGMNKATATIFFIGVMLGAPLFGYLSDRFGRRRMLLVSYLTTMTFALLSAFSMSYAIFVVMRFFTGMSISGISIISIVLNLEWLGVEQRTLFGILFSLDWTLGNCLLVGIAYMVNEWRLLILAVTSPLILSLVAWRWLPESGRWLVANGKVKDAHYYINQCAEMNNRSMCMDSITPMTLLESLDTDSNDKKYTFIDLFKTRNIRKIAICSGIVWFGVAFTYYGISLNISGFGLNLYLTQFIFASTELPMKFALYLSMEKIGRKLVQAGTLLLTGLFLFINMFVPKERWIMRTIFGVLGKGVSEASFTVIFFYTIELYPTVIRQNGVGYTSFVARLAVSISPLIMLLEDLWPLLPAMTYCGMALVSGLVALLLPETRNTKMPDFIDDIDKPREKINIK, from the exons ATGAAATTTGACAACATACTTGCAGAAATTGGTGGAgttggaaaattccaaatgaagtTAATCTTGATCCAGGTCTTATCTCGAATCACGCTACCTTGTCACTTCCTGCTAAATAACTTCATGGCAGGGGTTCCATCTCACCACTGCAATATCAGCAGATTGGATAACCTCAGCATCTTTTCAAATTTGACCTTGGAACAGAAGCTGGTCATTGCTATTCCGACAGAGTTGGATGGGAGTCCGAGTTCCTGTCTGATGTTTTCTGAGCCTCAACATTCGCAGCTTTTGAACAGCGGTGAGGAGCCATCTATTGTACAGTGTCAAAATGGATGGGTGTACGACAAACAAGATTTTAAATCAACATTGGCAACAGAA TGGGATCTTGTATGCAACAGGAAAGGTATGAACAAGGCAACGGCCACCATCTTCTTCATTGGTGTCATGCTAGGAGCCCCTTTGTTTGGATATCTTAGTGACCG GTTTGGCAGGCGACGGATGCTCTTGGTGTCCTATTTGACAACTATGACATTTGCCCTGCTAAGTGCATTCTCCATGTCTTATGCAATATTTGTAGTCATGCGTTTTTTTACCGGGATGTCCATTTCTGGAATAAGTATCATCTCCATAGTTCTAA ATTTAGAATGGTTGGGCGTGGAACAGAGGACTCTTTTTGGAATACTCTTCAGCTTGGATTGGACACTGGGAAACTGCCTTTTAGTTGGAATTGCATATATGGTAAATGAATGGAGGCTGCTCATTCTGGCTGTGACTTCGCCACTAATACTGTCTTTGGTTGCTTGGAG GTGGCTTCCGGAGTCTGGGAGGTGGCTCGTGGCGAACGGAAAGGTGAAAGATGCTCATTATTATATCAATCAATGTGCAGAAATGAACAACAGAAGCATGTGCATGGACTCCATCACCCCAATG ACTTTACTGGAATCTCTTGATACTGACTCCAATGACAAGAAGTACACTTTTATTGATCTTTTCAAGACAAGAAACATAAGAAAAATTGCCATATGCTCTGGGATTGTATG GTTTGGAGTGGCATTTACCTACTATGGAATAAGTCTGAATATCAGTGGGTTTGGATTAAACTTGTACCTGACTCAATTTATCTTTGCATCAACTGAATTGCCAATGAAGTTTGCCCTTTATCTCTCAATGGAAAAAATTGGGAGAAAACTTGTCCAGGCAGGGACTTTGCTATTGACTGGACTCTTCCTTTTCATCAACATGTTTGTCCCAAAAG AGAGGTGGATCATGCGTACCATTTTCGGAGTCCTGGGAAAAGGTGTGTCTGAAGCATCGTTTACAGTTATATTCTTCTACACAATTGAGTTATATCCTACAGTTATACG acAGAATGGCGTAGGCTACACGTCTTTTGTGGCACGGCTGGCTGTTTCCATATCGCCATTGATTATGCTACTAGAGGATTTGTGGCCTCTCCTACCAGCCATGACTTACTGCGGAATGGCACTCGTGTCTGGTTTAGTGGCATTACTCCTGCCAGAAACACGAAATACCAAAATGCCTGATTTTATTGATGATATTGACAAACCAAG
- the LOC144197632 gene encoding solute carrier family 22 member 7-like isoform X2 produces the protein MKFDNILAEIGGVGKFQMKLILIQVLSRITLPCHFLLNNFMAGVPSHHCNISRLDNLSIFSNLTLEQKLVIAIPTELDGSPSSCLMFSEPQHSQLLNSGEEPSIVQCQNGWVYDKQDFKSTLATEWDLVCNRKGMNKATATIFFIGVMLGAPLFGYLSDRFGRRRMLLVSYLTTMTFALLSAFSMSYAIFVVMRFFTGMSISGISIISIVLNLEWLGVEQRTLFGILFSLDWTLGNCLLVGIAYMVNEWRLLILAVTSPLILSLVAWRWLPESGRWLVANGKVKDAHYYINQCAEMNNRSMCMDSITPMTLLESLDTDSNDKKYTFIDLFKTRNIRKIAICSGIVWFGVAFTYYGISLNISGFGLNLYLTQFIFASTELPMKFALYLSMEKIGRKLVQAGTLLLTGLFLFINMFVPKERWIMRTIFGVLGKGVSEASFTVIFFYTIELYPTVIRMA, from the exons ATGAAATTTGACAACATACTTGCAGAAATTGGTGGAgttggaaaattccaaatgaagtTAATCTTGATCCAGGTCTTATCTCGAATCACGCTACCTTGTCACTTCCTGCTAAATAACTTCATGGCAGGGGTTCCATCTCACCACTGCAATATCAGCAGATTGGATAACCTCAGCATCTTTTCAAATTTGACCTTGGAACAGAAGCTGGTCATTGCTATTCCGACAGAGTTGGATGGGAGTCCGAGTTCCTGTCTGATGTTTTCTGAGCCTCAACATTCGCAGCTTTTGAACAGCGGTGAGGAGCCATCTATTGTACAGTGTCAAAATGGATGGGTGTACGACAAACAAGATTTTAAATCAACATTGGCAACAGAA TGGGATCTTGTATGCAACAGGAAAGGTATGAACAAGGCAACGGCCACCATCTTCTTCATTGGTGTCATGCTAGGAGCCCCTTTGTTTGGATATCTTAGTGACCG GTTTGGCAGGCGACGGATGCTCTTGGTGTCCTATTTGACAACTATGACATTTGCCCTGCTAAGTGCATTCTCCATGTCTTATGCAATATTTGTAGTCATGCGTTTTTTTACCGGGATGTCCATTTCTGGAATAAGTATCATCTCCATAGTTCTAA ATTTAGAATGGTTGGGCGTGGAACAGAGGACTCTTTTTGGAATACTCTTCAGCTTGGATTGGACACTGGGAAACTGCCTTTTAGTTGGAATTGCATATATGGTAAATGAATGGAGGCTGCTCATTCTGGCTGTGACTTCGCCACTAATACTGTCTTTGGTTGCTTGGAG GTGGCTTCCGGAGTCTGGGAGGTGGCTCGTGGCGAACGGAAAGGTGAAAGATGCTCATTATTATATCAATCAATGTGCAGAAATGAACAACAGAAGCATGTGCATGGACTCCATCACCCCAATG ACTTTACTGGAATCTCTTGATACTGACTCCAATGACAAGAAGTACACTTTTATTGATCTTTTCAAGACAAGAAACATAAGAAAAATTGCCATATGCTCTGGGATTGTATG GTTTGGAGTGGCATTTACCTACTATGGAATAAGTCTGAATATCAGTGGGTTTGGATTAAACTTGTACCTGACTCAATTTATCTTTGCATCAACTGAATTGCCAATGAAGTTTGCCCTTTATCTCTCAATGGAAAAAATTGGGAGAAAACTTGTCCAGGCAGGGACTTTGCTATTGACTGGACTCTTCCTTTTCATCAACATGTTTGTCCCAAAAG AGAGGTGGATCATGCGTACCATTTTCGGAGTCCTGGGAAAAGGTGTGTCTGAAGCATCGTTTACAGTTATATTCTTCTACACAATTGAGTTATATCCTACAGTTATACG AATGGCGTAG